GTACTGGCCCGTGAGCGACGTGCCGTCGGCGAACGTGTCGAAACTGTATGTGATGGGGGTGGCCAGCGCTGCGTGGGCAGCGACAAGCCACATGAGGGCGCCCAGCGCGATGCGCCGAACCCTGCTGTTGGTGGCGCTCATTGTGGGCTCCCGCGATGTCATTGTCGTGATAAACATATGAGCAAAAGCAATGCCAGCCCCGCAAGTGCTTGATTTTACAGTGCTCGGCAGGGAACGGCGTTGGCTGTTGTAAAGAACACCGACACGCAAAACATTCTTTTTGGGCTACGTTAATTGAATCCGGTACAATTAATCCGTCATCAGCACTGCGAAATCTTCGCCTTTTCGATATCAAAAAAGATATCGCAAAGTCGCAAAAATTGATTGGATCGAATTCATCCCTCCACCTAAGATGCTTTGCAGGCAAGCAGTTTCACTACTGCACTAAAAACATAATTACAAGACATTGGAGACCTATGAAGCCTATCCCTTCGGGCCGTGTCGCGCCCAATCCCAACCCTTTCATATTGAAAGCCACCGTGGCGGCGCTCGCGGCTGTCGGTGCGCTGAGCAGCGCCTCCGTCTGGGCGCAGGCCGCTGACGCCGCACCGGCCGCGGTCGAGACTTCGGGTGCCAGCGGGGCCGAAGCGACGGGCACCGCGGTCGCCGATGCCGCCCCCGCCAGCGTCGTTACCGTCACGGGCATCCGCAGCGCGGCCCGCAACGCCCAGGCCTTCAAGCAGAACAACGAGCAGGTCGTCGACTCCATCGTGGCCGACGACATCGGCAAGTTCCCCGACAAGAACGTGGCCGAGATCCTGGGTCGTATCACGGGCGTGCAGATCATCCGCGAGGCGGGCGAGGCGGGCAATGTCGTCATCCGCGGCCTGCCGGGCGCCGTTACCTTGCTGAACGGCCGCGAGATGTTCTCCGCCGTCAGCCGCAGCCTGTTCCTGGCCGATATCCCGACCACGATGCTGTCGCGCCTGGACGTCTACAAATCGCAGGGCGTGGACATGGTCGAAGGCGGGACCGCGGGCGTGATCGACGTGCGCACCAACCGGCCGTTCGACTTCAAGGGCTACACGGCCAGCCTGGTGGGCCGGGCCGAGAACCGCGACAAGTCCAGCGCCACCGATCCGCAGCTGTCCGGCATGGCGTCGAACCGCTGGAAGACGGCCTATGGCGAATTCGGCGCGCTGGTCGGTTATTCGTACCAGCGCGGCCGCTACCAGGACGAAGGCGCGTGGGTGGGCGTACCGCTGTCCATCGAGCGCGGCCTGACGGGCCCGGACACCATCGGCCGCGTGATGACGGGCGGCGACCGCAAGCGCTGGGCCGGCAACGGTGTGCTGCAGTGGCGTCCGAACTCGGATGTCGAGGTGTTCGCGGAGGTGATCAATACCCGCATCGAACACGATGCCCAGACCAATTTCCTCGTCGGCCAGCTGCCCCTGAACAAGGGCGCCACCATGACGACGGTGCCCGGTACGAACTACCTGCAGTCGATCAGCAAGGAGGGCGCCGACCAGTGGACGCTGACGTCCACGCAGGGCCGTCGCCATTATTCGCGCACCACGCAGGCCGCCACCGGCGCCACGTGGGACGTCAACGAGCAGTGGCGCCTGAAGACGGAGCTGGCACGCACGATCAGCAAGTTCCGCAACCAGAACCCGATCGTCGACATCGTCGGCTACATGCCGAACGTGTCCGGCAGCATCGACAACGGCGTCGGCTCGATCGACTACCCGGGCGGCGACATCGCCGGCGGTTCCCGCTTCTTCCTCGAGAAGTTCTTCGACCAGCACAGCCACGACGAAGGCAGTTCCACCGACTGGCGCGCCGACGCGATCTACACGCCGGCCGACAAGGGCTTCTTCCGCGGCTTCGCCGGCGGCGTGCGCATCGCCAAGCGCCGGGCGGCGTCGATCCACGGCATCGAAGGGTCGGTCAACCATCCGGGCGCCTATTCGCCCAACCAGGTGATGATCAACTCGATCCCCGGCTTCACGTGCCCTTCGCTAAGCCCCGCGGGCAACTACGGCGCCGCGACGTTTGCCGTGCCGTGCGCCAGCTACCTGCTGAACAACACCAGCGACCTGCGCCAGGCGTTCACGGGGTCGACCACGCCGAACCCGGAAGACCCGCTGTCGTACTACGCCGACATCGAGAAGACCCAGGCCCTGTACGGCAAGGCCGACATCGCGTTCGACGCGTGGTCGGTGCCGGTGGACGGGTCGGTCGGCGTGCGCGCCGTGCGCACCGAGCAGGACCTGCGCGGCAACTCGCTGATCAACAATGCGGTGGTGGCGGCCAGCACCAAGACGACGTCCACCGACTACCTGCCGAACCTTGCGCTGCGCGCCAAGTTACGCGAGGACCTGCAGGCCCGCTTCACGTGGGTCAAGGCCACCCAGCGGCCGGCGTTTGCCGACTTCAACCCTGGCCTGGTGCTGCACGCGGCGGGCAACACGACGCTGGCGACCGGCACCTCGGGCAATCCGAACCTGAAGCCGATCGAGAGCAAGAACATGGACGTGGCGCTGGAGTGGTACTTCGCGCCCACCGGCTCCGTGACGGGCACCGTGTTCTCGCATGAGTTCAAGAACTACATCCGCCGCAAGTCCACGCCGGAGACCTACGACGGCATCACGTATGACGTCAGCCGGCCGTACAACACGAGCGAGGGCAAGCTCGAAGGCATCGAGATCGCCTACAAGCAGTTCTACGACTGGCTGCCCGGCTGGCTGGGCGGCTTCGGCCTGGAAGCGAACGGCACCTACATGCACGGCGGGCTGACGGAGCCGGACGGGAAGGTCAACAGCTTTGCCGGCATGTCGAAGTGGGCATACAACCTGATCGGCCTTTACGAACGGGGCGACTGGTCGGCCCGGGTGGCCTACAACTGGCGCTCGCGCTTCGTCTCCGAGTACGCCTACCGGGCCACGCAGTACGACCTGGTGGTCGATCCGATGAAGTCTCTGGACGCTTCCATCACCTACAAGCTGACCAAGAATCTCAGCCTGACGGTGGACGGCACCAACCTGACCGACTTCAAGTACAAGGACTACCACTCGGAGCCGGCACTGGCGCGCGACATCCGCCGTTACGACCGCACCATCGGCGTGGCGCTGCGCTGGAAGAACTAAGGTAGTGCAGTGACTTGGGCAGTAACGCGCAAGGGGCGCCGGCCGGCAAACGGCCAGTGCCCCGCGGTCCTTCTGATTTGGAAATGACGATGCAAAAATTATCGACGGTGGAAAAGGTAGGCTTTGGCGCGGGCGACATGGCCCTGAACGTGGTGATCTCATCGATGATGCTGATCATTACCTTCTTCTATACCGACATCTACGGCCTGCGCACGGAAGACCTGGCGTTGCTGTTCCTGGCCGTGAAGGTGATCGGCGCCGTGGCCGACCTGGTGATGGGCCAGATCACGGACCGCTTCACCAACCGCTTCGGCCGCTACCGTCCCTGGCTGCTGTTCCTCGCCGTGCCGTACGGCGTTTCCGTGTTCTTCGTGTTCTCCACGCCCGACTGGGGCTATGACGCGAAGCTGGTCTGGGCCTATTCGACCTACATCCTGATGACGTTGATGACTGCCGGCGTGGGCATCCCGTACATCTCGCTGATCAGTGGACTGACGAGCGACCCGCAGGACCGCCTGTCGGCCAACGGCTATCGCCTGTTCTTCGCCAAGATCGGTGCGTTCATGGTGACGATCATCGTGCCGCTGCTGGCCAAGGAGTGGGGCGGCGGCAATCCGGCCGTCGGCTACCAGGCCGCGATGGCCGTGATGGCGTTGATGGGCGTCGCGCTGTTCCTGTTCTGCTTCTTCTCGACCGAGGAGCGCGTGCACCACGTGGTGGAGCGCCAGCCCCTGTTGGACCAACTGAAGGTGCTGCTGAAGAACGACCAGTGGCTGATCCTGTGCGGCGCCTGCGTCACCGGCACGATCGGCTACGTGGTGCGCGGCTCGGTCGCCATGTATTACGCCAAGTACTACCTGGGCGGCGACGAGGCCGTGGTGTCGGCGTTCCTGTCCACCGGCGTGGCGGCGGCGATCCTGTCGATGGTGGCGTCCACGTGGATCACCAAAAGCTACTGCAAGGTCAAGCTGTTCCGCAATTCGCAGGTCGTCGTCGCGCTGATCAGCCTTGCCATCTACCTGTTCGTCAAGCCGGGCGACATCGTGCTGGCGTTCGTCCTGTACTTCCTGCTGTCGTTCATCGTCGATCTGCATGCGCCCGTGTTCTGGTCGGCCATTGCCGAGACGATCGATTACGGCCAGGTGAAGACCGGCACCCGCGTGTCCGGCTTCGCGTTCGGCGGCATTTCGGTGTGCCAGAAGGCCGGCATGGGCATCGCCGGCGTGCTGGTCGGCGTGCTGCTGACGCACTTCCAGTACCAGCCCAACGTGGCGCAGACGCCGCTGGCGTTGACCGGCATCGCGCTGATGCTGACGGTGATCCCGGGCTTCTTCCATCTCGTGATGGGCCTGCTGATGTTCCGCTACCGGATCAGCGACGAATACTACGGCGCGGTGAAGGCCAAGATGCTCACGCACGGCTACGCCGCCTGATCTCCCTGCTGCCTTTAGACTGAATTAACGGAGAACCCCTTGACCCAAGTACTGAAACCCCTGATCGAGCAACGCGCCGATCCCTACATTTATCGTCATACGGATGGCTATTATTATTTTACGGCGTCGGTGCCCCAGTACGACCGCATCGAACTTCGCCGCGCCAAGACCATCGAAGGCCTGGCCAGCGCGCAAACGCGCGATGTCTGGCGCAAGCCGGATACGGGCGCTTACTCGGAACTGATCTGGGCGCCCGAGATCCACTTCAACCAGGGCGCCTGGTACGTCTACTTCGCCGCGGCGCCGAGCCGCGAGATCAAGAACAAGCTGTTCCAGCATCGCATGTACGCGATCCGCAACGAGAACGCCAATCCGCTGGAAGGGCAGTGGGAGTTCATGGGGCAGGTGGACACGGGCATCGACAGCTTCTGCCTGGATGCGACCACGTTCACCCATAAAGGCCAGCTGTACTACCTGTGGGCGCAGAAGCACGAGGACATCGAAGGCAACTCGAACCTGTACATCGCCCCGATGAAGACGCCGTGGCAGATCGAAGGCGCCCCCATCATGCTGAGCAAGCCGGAACACGAATGGGAATGCCGCGGCTTCCTCGTCAACGAGGGCCCGTCGGTGCTGAAGAAGAACGGCAAGATCTTCATCAGCTATTCGGCCAGCGCGACGGACCACAACTACGCCATGGGGCTGTTGTGGGCAGATGAAAACGCCGACCTGCTCGATCCGGCATCGTGGCACAAGTCGGACGAGCCGGTGCTGCAGACGTGCTTCGAGCACAAGATCTACGGCCCGGGCCACAACAGCTTCACGGTGGCGGAAGACGGTTCAACCGTGCTCC
This is a stretch of genomic DNA from Pseudoduganella chitinolytica. It encodes these proteins:
- a CDS encoding TonB-dependent receptor, whose protein sequence is MKPIPSGRVAPNPNPFILKATVAALAAVGALSSASVWAQAADAAPAAVETSGASGAEATGTAVADAAPASVVTVTGIRSAARNAQAFKQNNEQVVDSIVADDIGKFPDKNVAEILGRITGVQIIREAGEAGNVVIRGLPGAVTLLNGREMFSAVSRSLFLADIPTTMLSRLDVYKSQGVDMVEGGTAGVIDVRTNRPFDFKGYTASLVGRAENRDKSSATDPQLSGMASNRWKTAYGEFGALVGYSYQRGRYQDEGAWVGVPLSIERGLTGPDTIGRVMTGGDRKRWAGNGVLQWRPNSDVEVFAEVINTRIEHDAQTNFLVGQLPLNKGATMTTVPGTNYLQSISKEGADQWTLTSTQGRRHYSRTTQAATGATWDVNEQWRLKTELARTISKFRNQNPIVDIVGYMPNVSGSIDNGVGSIDYPGGDIAGGSRFFLEKFFDQHSHDEGSSTDWRADAIYTPADKGFFRGFAGGVRIAKRRAASIHGIEGSVNHPGAYSPNQVMINSIPGFTCPSLSPAGNYGAATFAVPCASYLLNNTSDLRQAFTGSTTPNPEDPLSYYADIEKTQALYGKADIAFDAWSVPVDGSVGVRAVRTEQDLRGNSLINNAVVAASTKTTSTDYLPNLALRAKLREDLQARFTWVKATQRPAFADFNPGLVLHAAGNTTLATGTSGNPNLKPIESKNMDVALEWYFAPTGSVTGTVFSHEFKNYIRRKSTPETYDGITYDVSRPYNTSEGKLEGIEIAYKQFYDWLPGWLGGFGLEANGTYMHGGLTEPDGKVNSFAGMSKWAYNLIGLYERGDWSARVAYNWRSRFVSEYAYRATQYDLVVDPMKSLDASITYKLTKNLSLTVDGTNLTDFKYKDYHSEPALARDIRRYDRTIGVALRWKN
- a CDS encoding glycoside hydrolase family 43 protein produces the protein MTQVLKPLIEQRADPYIYRHTDGYYYFTASVPQYDRIELRRAKTIEGLASAQTRDVWRKPDTGAYSELIWAPEIHFNQGAWYVYFAAAPSREIKNKLFQHRMYAIRNENANPLEGQWEFMGQVDTGIDSFCLDATTFTHKGQLYYLWAQKHEDIEGNSNLYIAPMKTPWQIEGAPIMLSKPEHEWECRGFLVNEGPSVLKKNGKIFISYSASATDHNYAMGLLWADENADLLDPASWHKSDEPVLQTCFEHKIYGPGHNSFTVAEDGSTVLLVYHARTYTEIVGDPLWNPDRHTFVKPLRWDADGMPDFGRPSIA
- a CDS encoding MFS transporter; its protein translation is MTMQKLSTVEKVGFGAGDMALNVVISSMMLIITFFYTDIYGLRTEDLALLFLAVKVIGAVADLVMGQITDRFTNRFGRYRPWLLFLAVPYGVSVFFVFSTPDWGYDAKLVWAYSTYILMTLMTAGVGIPYISLISGLTSDPQDRLSANGYRLFFAKIGAFMVTIIVPLLAKEWGGGNPAVGYQAAMAVMALMGVALFLFCFFSTEERVHHVVERQPLLDQLKVLLKNDQWLILCGACVTGTIGYVVRGSVAMYYAKYYLGGDEAVVSAFLSTGVAAAILSMVASTWITKSYCKVKLFRNSQVVVALISLAIYLFVKPGDIVLAFVLYFLLSFIVDLHAPVFWSAIAETIDYGQVKTGTRVSGFAFGGISVCQKAGMGIAGVLVGVLLTHFQYQPNVAQTPLALTGIALMLTVIPGFFHLVMGLLMFRYRISDEYYGAVKAKMLTHGYAA